Proteins encoded in a region of the Zunongwangia endophytica genome:
- a CDS encoding YDG/SRA domain-containing protein, which produces MRIFGELPGLYEGDSFRNRLELSQSGVHKPTQAGISGGQNEGADSIIVSGGYEDDEDYGDIIIYTGHGGRDLSTGKQVTNQELVRGNLALAESCKNGLPVRVIRGAHRKSNFAPEDNYRYDGLFRVEDYWKEKGKSNFIVWRFRLRKIEGELKKQSNVLQEEQAEYNSKEDKQTKRIETRVQRIVRDTILSKKIKEKYKYTCQVCDTQIETSSGYYAEAAHIKPLGAPHNGPDSEDNLLCLCPNHHVMFDYGGFGILKNFELIGIEGKLKIMKGHLINKDYLRYHLEHFYDEKNR; this is translated from the coding sequence ATGAGAATATTTGGAGAACTTCCAGGACTTTATGAAGGTGATAGTTTTAGAAACAGACTAGAACTTTCGCAAAGTGGTGTTCATAAACCTACTCAAGCTGGGATTAGTGGAGGTCAAAATGAGGGAGCTGATTCAATAATTGTATCAGGAGGTTATGAGGATGATGAAGACTATGGAGATATAATAATTTATACAGGGCACGGAGGAAGAGATTTATCAACAGGAAAACAAGTAACAAACCAAGAATTAGTAAGAGGTAATTTAGCTCTTGCTGAAAGTTGTAAAAATGGACTTCCTGTACGAGTAATTAGAGGAGCTCATAGAAAATCAAACTTTGCACCAGAAGACAATTATAGATATGATGGACTTTTTCGAGTAGAAGATTACTGGAAAGAAAAGGGTAAAAGCAATTTTATTGTTTGGCGTTTTAGGCTTAGAAAAATTGAGGGAGAATTAAAAAAGCAATCAAATGTTTTACAAGAAGAGCAAGCTGAATACAATTCAAAAGAGGATAAACAAACAAAAAGGATAGAAACTAGAGTACAAAGAATTGTTCGAGATACTATCCTTTCCAAAAAAATAAAAGAAAAATATAAATACACTTGTCAAGTATGTGACACACAAATTGAAACTTCTTCAGGTTATTATGCAGAGGCAGCTCATATTAAACCATTAGGAGCGCCACATAATGGACCTGATTCAGAAGACAATTTGCTTTGTTTATGTCCTAATCATCACGTGATGTTCGACTATGGTGGTTTTGGAATTCTTAAAAACTTTGAATTAATTGGAATTGAAGGGAAATTAAAAATAATGAAAGGTCATCTAATTAATAAGGATTATTTAAGATATCACTTAGAACACTTTTATGATGAAAAGAACAGATAA
- a CDS encoding DNA-binding protein — protein sequence MKEQNQHCRKNSYKKVGYDLKLVIIDQIQNAQISINHAALKYQVSRASIYYWLKKYSTLEQKKQGMSKKDEIKKLKEKIEELEFVKDFQQDIIADMELITGVDMAKKSLPKTLAEEIEKKKLNRSKENG from the coding sequence ATGAAAGAACAGAATCAACACTGTCGAAAAAATTCCTACAAAAAAGTGGGCTACGATCTTAAACTGGTCATCATTGATCAGATACAGAATGCGCAGATTTCCATCAATCATGCTGCTCTTAAATATCAAGTTTCCAGAGCTTCCATCTATTACTGGTTAAAAAAATACAGTACTTTAGAACAAAAGAAGCAAGGGATGAGCAAAAAAGATGAAATCAAGAAACTAAAAGAAAAAATAGAGGAACTAGAGTTTGTAAAAGACTTCCAGCAAGACATTATTGCTGACATGGAGCTTATTACAGGAGTTGATATGGCAAAAAAGTCATTGCCCAAAACATTAGCAGAAGAGATCGAAAAAAAGAAACTAAACCGTTCAAAAGAAAATGGTTGA
- a CDS encoding IS3 family transposase, whose translation MIQCFGISKQAFYKRLRSQKTRQVQQQLIIRLIKEYRSKYGMRTGGIKLYKELKNDMNRLGIKIGRDKFYRVMRINNLLVPKTKRFHITTDSKHRLFKYKNLIKNKVPSRPEQLWVSDITYIKTQSGHSYLALVTDAYSKQIMGYKLASHMKTSLCIDALKMALKNRKYKNQKLIHHSDRGIQYCNPLYTGFAEQEGILMSMTEKYDPYENAIAERINRTLKYEYDLKRTIKNTKLAKKIVKRAVEIYNNKRPHFSLKLNTPNFVHLNKNVDYHSYKRNKQNLEVLTI comes from the coding sequence TTGATCCAATGTTTTGGGATTTCTAAACAAGCTTTTTATAAACGATTAAGATCTCAAAAGACCAGACAAGTTCAGCAACAGCTGATCATTCGGCTTATAAAAGAGTACCGAAGTAAGTATGGAATGCGTACCGGTGGGATTAAACTCTATAAGGAATTAAAGAATGATATGAACCGACTCGGTATTAAAATAGGAAGGGATAAATTCTATCGAGTAATGCGTATCAACAATCTTTTAGTACCTAAAACAAAGCGATTCCATATCACAACCGATTCAAAACATCGACTCTTTAAATACAAAAACCTGATAAAGAATAAAGTACCTAGTAGACCTGAACAACTTTGGGTAAGCGATATCACCTATATCAAAACACAGAGTGGCCATAGTTACCTGGCTCTGGTCACAGACGCCTATTCAAAGCAAATTATGGGGTATAAACTGGCAAGCCATATGAAAACCTCTCTTTGTATAGATGCACTTAAAATGGCGCTTAAAAATAGAAAATACAAAAATCAGAAACTCATCCATCATTCCGATCGCGGAATTCAGTATTGTAATCCACTATATACCGGCTTCGCTGAGCAAGAAGGAATACTTATGAGTATGACCGAAAAGTATGATCCTTATGAAAATGCGATAGCAGAACGCATTAACAGAACACTCAAATATGAATACGATTTAAAACGTACCATAAAAAATACTAAATTAGCTAAGAAGATAGTCAAACGAGCCGTGGAAATTTATAATAACAAGCGACCACATTTTAGTCTCAAATTGAACACCCCTAACTTTGTTCATTTGAATAAAAATGTAGACTATCATTCCTACAAAAGAAACAAACAAAATTTAGAAGTATTGACCATTTAA
- a CDS encoding chloride channel protein, translating to MKLKRRRKLVTYLNILDQPVRFNPFVFSRTFLLWALLGLIGGIIAGAYWIGLEFLTHQLAFFSGWQVIPVMAICGLLAGLIIHFIGDPGEIHLIVNNIRFNKGKLDPKNNPSMVLSSLLCVASGGSLGPEASLVQVTGSTGTWIGKLFRLKGEELRSLSIAGMASGFTALFGAPLGGSLFSLEILHHKHAVEYYKAIIPAFVASCFSYLVFALIIHLGLGPIWDLSAYEYSGIFDFGYAVLFAIIGAAFGWAFIFCTKFFKSIFEKKPIPIYIKTLIGGIILGIIAFYFPLTRYFGHHELNELLSGNFPLTILFAILIFKIIAISITVTSGWRGGFIIPLFFVGATLGLIIHQLFPTINLTLAIVSCMAAINACVTRTPMSTTILLATLTGFGHFIPILFASLTGYFLAPRIPFIGSQMEKE from the coding sequence GTGAAATTAAAACGAAGAAGAAAATTAGTAACGTATTTAAACATTTTAGACCAACCTGTCCGGTTTAACCCTTTCGTTTTCAGTCGGACTTTTTTGTTATGGGCTTTACTTGGATTAATAGGTGGAATTATTGCAGGAGCTTATTGGATTGGACTTGAGTTTCTAACTCATCAATTAGCCTTTTTTAGTGGTTGGCAAGTAATTCCTGTAATGGCTATTTGTGGACTTTTAGCAGGTTTGATAATTCATTTCATTGGAGACCCAGGAGAAATACATTTGATTGTAAACAATATCCGATTTAATAAAGGAAAACTTGACCCTAAAAATAATCCTTCAATGGTTCTCTCTTCATTACTATGCGTTGCGTCAGGTGGAAGTCTCGGACCCGAAGCATCATTGGTTCAAGTAACAGGCTCAACAGGAACTTGGATAGGAAAACTGTTTCGACTAAAAGGAGAAGAATTAAGGTCATTAAGTATCGCAGGAATGGCTTCAGGATTTACAGCTTTATTTGGTGCGCCTTTGGGTGGTAGCCTTTTTTCATTAGAAATTCTTCATCACAAACACGCAGTTGAGTATTACAAAGCAATTATTCCTGCATTTGTTGCAAGTTGCTTTAGCTATTTAGTTTTCGCCTTAATCATTCATTTGGGACTTGGTCCTATTTGGGATTTATCTGCTTATGAATATTCAGGGATTTTTGATTTTGGCTATGCAGTTCTCTTTGCAATAATCGGAGCAGCCTTTGGTTGGGCTTTTATTTTTTGTACCAAATTTTTCAAATCAATTTTCGAGAAAAAACCCATACCAATTTACATCAAAACGCTAATTGGAGGAATTATACTTGGCATCATAGCATTTTACTTTCCATTAACCCGATATTTTGGACATCACGAACTTAACGAACTACTTTCAGGGAACTTTCCATTGACTATATTGTTTGCAATTTTAATTTTTAAAATTATCGCCATCTCAATAACGGTAACATCAGGTTGGAGAGGTGGATTTATTATTCCGCTATTTTTCGTAGGAGCTACGTTAGGACTAATTATCCATCAACTATTCCCGACAATAAATTTGACATTAGCGATAGTTAGCTGTATGGCTGCAATTAACGCTTGTGTAACTCGAACACCAATGAGTACAACTATTTTACTTGCAACATTGACAGGGTTTGGACATTTTATCCCAATCTTATTTGCAAGTTTAACAGGCTATTTTTTAGCCCCAAGAATTCCTTTTATTGGCTCACAAATGGAGAAAGAATAA
- a CDS encoding serine hydrolase domain-containing protein, producing the protein MKKIILSIFITIATISYGQETDSLLNKKVDNYINEISTKNDIPGLALAIIKNGSIIHKKYYGFSNLDYEIPVNDKTKFPLFSTSKIFASVAVHKLIEQNKFKLEDEIAQYLDDLPEDWKNVQIKNLLSHSSGLPEIAVYERESEDVAKSKVYKDTIKFDAGNKFDYNQTNFWLLNLISKKVSNKSLADHIMETQFSASDSSAIFEGNSLAVLKKPSNFLQRLSHKRIFERNRL; encoded by the coding sequence TTGAAGAAAATAATTTTGTCAATATTTATTACAATTGCAACAATATCATATGGACAGGAAACAGATAGTTTACTGAACAAAAAAGTTGACAATTATATAAACGAAATTTCGACTAAAAATGACATTCCTGGATTAGCATTAGCAATAATCAAAAATGGCAGTATAATTCACAAAAAATATTACGGATTTTCAAATTTGGACTACGAAATTCCAGTAAACGATAAAACAAAATTCCCCTTGTTTTCAACATCTAAAATATTTGCAAGTGTTGCAGTCCATAAATTAATTGAACAAAATAAGTTTAAGCTTGAAGATGAAATTGCACAATATTTAGATGACCTTCCAGAAGATTGGAAAAATGTTCAAATAAAAAATCTTTTATCGCACTCATCAGGATTACCCGAAATTGCAGTTTACGAAAGAGAATCTGAAGACGTTGCCAAATCAAAAGTATATAAAGACACCATAAAATTTGATGCAGGTAATAAATTCGACTATAATCAAACAAATTTTTGGCTGTTAAACCTTATTTCTAAAAAAGTGAGTAACAAAAGTCTTGCTGACCACATTATGGAAACTCAATTTTCAGCTTCTGATAGTTCTGCAATTTTTGAAGGGAACAGTTTGGCCGTACTAAAAAAACCGAGCAACTTCTTACAGCGATTATCCCACAAAAGGATATTTGAGAGAAACAGACTATAA
- a CDS encoding glycosyltransferase has protein sequence MNILIVDNSIIPALLYGGTQRVIWSLGKELVKFGHKINYLVKKGSKCEFANIISIDNNIPLYKQIPKDIDIIHFNFIPKNLELIKKPYLITIHGNTNNDYSFDKNTVFVSRNHAERHNSNSFVYNGLCFNEYSKPDLNLKKNGFHFLGKASWGVKNLKGAIQIIKKIEHEKLNILGGNRFDERVLKMGLNYTFSSKVNFKGMIGGKEKERYLNISRGLIFPVLWHEPFGLAIIESLFYGCPVFGTPYGSLSELVINDVGYLSNKKDEIVNSIINSYDFNPKTCSEYAYETFNSKIMALNYLDKYHIVLKGDKLNKTKPQLKKVQETKYLKFE, from the coding sequence ATGAATATATTAATAGTAGATAATTCTATAATACCAGCTCTACTTTATGGAGGTACTCAAAGAGTTATATGGTCTCTTGGAAAAGAACTTGTAAAATTTGGACATAAAATTAATTATTTGGTCAAAAAGGGTTCTAAATGTGAATTTGCTAATATTATTAGTATTGATAATAACATTCCACTATATAAACAGATCCCTAAAGATATAGATATAATACATTTTAATTTTATACCAAAAAATTTAGAATTAATAAAAAAACCATATCTAATTACAATACATGGAAATACTAACAATGATTATTCTTTTGATAAGAACACTGTGTTTGTGTCTAGAAATCACGCTGAAAGACACAACTCTAACTCTTTTGTTTACAACGGATTATGTTTTAATGAGTATTCTAAACCTGATTTAAATTTAAAAAAAAATGGATTTCATTTTCTTGGTAAAGCTTCATGGGGTGTAAAAAACTTAAAAGGAGCAATTCAAATAATAAAAAAAATAGAACATGAAAAGTTAAATATTCTAGGAGGAAATAGATTCGATGAAAGAGTTCTAAAAATGGGATTGAATTACACTTTTTCTAGTAAGGTTAATTTTAAAGGGATGATTGGAGGAAAAGAAAAAGAACGATACCTAAACATTTCAAGAGGATTAATATTTCCAGTATTATGGCATGAACCTTTTGGTTTAGCAATAATAGAAAGTTTATTTTATGGCTGTCCTGTTTTTGGCACCCCATATGGCTCTTTAAGCGAATTAGTCATAAATGATGTAGGATATTTAAGCAACAAAAAAGATGAAATCGTTAATTCCATCATAAATTCTTATGATTTTAACCCAAAAACCTGTAGCGAATACGCTTATGAAACCTTTAATAGTAAAATAATGGCTTTAAATTATTTAGATAAATATCATATTGTTCTTAAAGGAGATAAATTAAATAAAACGAAACCTCAATTAAAAAAAGTTCAAGAAACAAAATATTTAAAATTTGAATAA
- a CDS encoding AbrB/MazE/SpoVT family DNA-binding domain-containing protein — METAIIKIGNSKGLRLSKTILEKYNIKDKVEMILDKGQIILKPISSPRKNWEKAFEEMRENNDDRLLFNDVFEDENFEEWS, encoded by the coding sequence ATGGAAACAGCTATTATAAAAATTGGAAACTCTAAAGGTCTACGTTTAAGCAAAACTATTTTAGAAAAATATAATATAAAAGATAAAGTAGAGATGATTTTGGATAAAGGACAAATAATCCTGAAACCAATTAGTAGCCCGAGAAAAAACTGGGAAAAAGCTTTTGAAGAAATGCGTGAGAATAATGACGATCGATTGTTATTCAATGATGTCTTTGAAGATGAAAATTTTGAAGAATGGAGTTAA
- a CDS encoding type II toxin-antitoxin system PemK/MazF family toxin: MELKQYSIVLVNLDPTIGSEIKKTRPSVIISPNEINKYLRTIVVAPMTTNLKNYPTRIKVKHNGKKGMIAIDQIRTIDKSRILKSFDKLSKSEIQSCKNIIKETFVD; encoded by the coding sequence ATGGAGTTAAAGCAATATTCAATTGTATTGGTAAATCTGGACCCTACAATCGGAAGTGAAATTAAAAAAACAAGACCTTCTGTGATTATTTCACCGAATGAGATTAATAAGTATTTAAGAACAATCGTAGTTGCCCCAATGACAACAAACCTAAAAAACTATCCGACCAGAATTAAAGTTAAGCATAATGGAAAGAAAGGGATGATTGCAATCGATCAAATAAGGACAATTGACAAATCGAGAATATTGAAAAGTTTTGATAAATTGTCGAAATCTGAAATTCAAAGTTGTAAAAATATTATAAAAGAAACTTTTGTGGATTAA
- a CDS encoding IS3 family transposase produces MIQCFGISKQAFYKRLRSQKTRRVQQQLIIRLIKDYRSKYGMRTGGIKLYKELKGDMNQLGIKIGRDKFYRVMRINNLLVPKTKRFHITTDSKHRLFKYKNLIKNKVPSRPEQLWVSDITYIKTQSGHSYLALVTDAYSKQIMGYKLASHMKTSLCIDALKMALKNRKYKNQKLIHHSDRGIQYCNPLYTGFAEQNGILMSMTEKYDPYENAIAERINRTLKYEYDLKRTIKNTKLAKKIVKRAVEIYNNKRPHFSLKLNTPNFVHLNKNVDYHSYKRNKQNLEVLTI; encoded by the coding sequence TTGATCCAATGTTTTGGGATTTCTAAACAAGCTTTTTATAAACGATTAAGATCTCAAAAGACCAGACGAGTTCAGCAACAGCTGATCATTAGGCTTATAAAAGACTACCGAAGTAAGTATGGAATGCGTACCGGTGGGATTAAACTCTATAAAGAATTAAAGGGTGATATGAATCAACTTGGTATTAAAATAGGAAGGGATAAATTCTATCGAGTAATGCGTATCAACAATCTTTTAGTACCTAAAACAAAGCGATTCCATATCACAACCGATTCAAAACATCGACTCTTTAAATACAAAAACCTGATAAAGAATAAAGTACCTAGTAGACCTGAACAACTTTGGGTAAGCGATATCACCTATATCAAAACACAGAGTGGCCATAGTTACCTGGCTCTGGTCACAGACGCCTATTCAAAGCAAATTATGGGGTATAAACTGGCAAGCCATATGAAAACCTCTCTTTGTATAGATGCACTTAAAATGGCGCTTAAAAATAGAAAATACAAAAATCAGAAACTCATCCATCATTCCGATCGAGGAATTCAGTATTGTAATCCGCTATATACCGGATTCGCTGAGCAAAACGGAATACTTATGAGTATGACCGAAAAGTATGATCCTTATGAAAATGCGATAGCTGAACGCATCAACAGAACACTCAAATATGAATACGATTTAAAACGTACCATAAAAAATACTAAATTAGCAAAGAAGATAGTCAAACGAGCCGTGGAAATTTATAATAACAAGCGACCACATTTTAGTCTCAAATTGAACACCCCTAACTTTGTTCATTTGAATAAAAATGTAGACTATCATTCCTACAAAAGAAACAAACAAAATTTAGAAGTATTGACCATTTAA
- a CDS encoding nucleotidyltransferase family protein, producing MNLKESIKYKMTDFLSLCKTHNVKNLYAFGSSITNDFNEEFSDIDLLIEIDNDDPIERGENLMNVWDKFEQFFQRKVDLLTSTSIKNPILKQSIDSTKILIYDGQKQEISI from the coding sequence ATGAATTTGAAAGAATCTATAAAATATAAAATGACTGATTTTTTATCATTATGCAAAACTCATAATGTGAAGAATTTATATGCATTTGGCTCTTCAATTACAAATGACTTTAATGAAGAATTTAGTGATATTGACTTATTAATAGAAATCGATAATGATGATCCTATTGAACGTGGAGAAAATCTAATGAACGTTTGGGATAAATTCGAACAGTTTTTTCAAAGAAAAGTTGATTTATTGACCAGCACCTCCATTAAAAATCCTATTCTAAAACAAAGTATTGATTCAACAAAAATTTTAATCTATGACGGACAAAAGCAAGAAATATCTATCTGA